GCGGCGACGCCGAGCACGCCACCCACACGGCGAGGGAAGCGAAGAACGTGCAGGTCTTCTTCGGGATCTACTTCCTGATGACGGGCCTGCACGGGATCCACGTCGTGGTCGGGATCGGGCTGATCAGCTGGATCCTCAAGAAGGCCGCGGCGGGCGCGTACGGCCCCCAGTACTTCACGCCGGTCGACTTCGTCGGTCTCTACTGGCACCTCGTCGACCTGATCTGGATCTTCCTCTTCCCGCTCCTGTACCTGATCCACTGAGGTAAGACGATGGCGCACGGTCACGGTGAAGGACATCCGATCGTCGGGCACGTGGTGCCGTTCCGGCTCCTGGTCTCGGTCCTGGGCGCGCTTTTGGTCCTGACCGTGGCGACGGTGGGCGCGACGCGGTTCGACCTCGGCAGCTACAACGTCTGGATCGCGCTCGCGATCGCCGTCGTGAAGGCGGCCCTGGTCGTCCTCTACTTCATGCACATGCGCTGGGAGAGGCCGTTCAACGCCGTGATCTTCATCACCGCGCTGTTCCTCGTCGCCCTGTTCATCGGCATCGCCCTCGCCGACACGCACGCCTACAAGCCCGACCAGATCCCCGGCTACGCGCCGAAGATGGGAACCGTGGTCCAGTGACCCCCGGGCTGCGGTCCGTCGTCGGGGGGCCGGACACCGGGGACCCCCGCAAGGACCGCGAGGGCCCTTCGCCTCCGGGGAGCGGCGTCCTCGGGATGTGGGTCTTCCTGGCCTCGCTCGCGATCCTCTTCATCGCCAGCATCGCCGGATACCTCGTGGTCCGCTTCCGCGCCGCGGAGTGGCCCCCGCCCGGAATGCCGCGCCTTCCGGGCGGCCTGATCCTCGCGACGCTGGTGCTGATCGGCTGCAGCGTGGCCGTGCACCTCGCGCTCGGCGCGATCCGCAAGGGGAGCCCCACCGCGATGACGCGGTGGCTGTTCGTGACGTTCGGGCTGGGCGTGTTGTTCCTGGCGATGCAGGCCTGGAACTGGTGGGGGCTCATCACCGCCCAGTTCGGGCCCGACACGAAGAACCTCTACGCCTTCACCTTCTACATGCTCACCGGGCTCCACGCGGCCCACGTCGTCGGCGGGCTCGTCCAGCTCGGCTGGGTGATCGTCAAGGCGATGCTCGGGAAATACGGGAGCGGCTGGCACCCCGGCGTCCTCTACAGCGCCATGTACTGGCACTTCCTCGACGCCGTGTGGATCGTGATGTTCCTCGTGATGTTCGTGTTCGCGTAGGGGCTACGGCTCGATCGTCCCCGGATCCTCCGGGTGCGCCGCGTACCAGGCGAACCAGAAGGCGTAGACCCCGTCGAAGACGGCGCCGTCGTCGGGCCCGACCGCGGAATCGCTGCGGATCTGGTCCTTCGGCGTCACGAGCGGGACCACGCGCCGGGCCCCGGCGTCGCCCACCACGAGCACCCGCTGCTTGGGCGCGAGCGAGTCCGCGGGAGGCATCGGGTCCACGGGGTACCGGATGATGTCCGAGTTGAAGTAGGTCCCGTAGGCGTCCTTCTTGTACTCGTTCACCTCGGCGAGGATCGGCGCCAGGACGTCCGACTCCGGGTGCCGCTCGGTCCACTTGTCGAAACGGGACAGGGCGCACGGGATCCGCGTCAGCGTCGCCCCCGCGGCCGGGCCGGCGATCGCGCGGGCCTGGAGCTGGCTCCAGAGGCTTTCCTTCCCCGGCGCGTCCCGGCGGTCGTACATCAGCAGGTTCGAGTTGTGGAGGAGTCCCGAGACGCCGAACTTCAGCGTCTCGCCGTTCACCCGGCGGTCGTAGACCGCGACCCCTTCCGAGAGCGGGTTGTAGGTGACGACGATCGGCACGCCGCCGACGACGTCGTTGACGACCTCGTGCCAGTTCAGGACCCGAAGCGGGTACGCCCGCGACTGGCCGTTGATCTCGACCCCGATGACCCGGTCGCTCGCGACGAGGTACTTCCCGCGCTCGACCTCGGCCATCAGCGGGACCTTCTTCGGGTCCATCGTCGCGGGATCGTCGAGCGCCTTCAGCGCGTCCACGACCATTCCGCTCGAGACGATCGTGTCCTTCGGGACGAGGGTCTTCGAGAGATCGAATCCGTACGAGGCGGGGGAGCGCCCGTCGCCGCGCGGCTTCACCCGGTTGGGGTCGAACAGGGGGGCGAGGTTCCAGACGGTCCCGACGGCGGTGAAGGCGAAGGCGAGAAGGAGCACCCATCCGGCACTGGCGAAGGTGAACAGGCGTTCCTTCTTCGGGGCGGCTTCCATGGGAATCCTCCGAGAGGACCGGAGACCGTAGCACAGCTACAATCTCCGGTCTTCCTGGAGGACCCATGAAGAAAGGCTCGGCCGATCTTCTCGCCGCAGGGTTCGGGATCACCGTCGCGATGTGGGCCGTCGCCTACGTCGGACGGCTGCCCGTCGTCGAAGCGCCGAGCTTCCTGATCGGGCTCGCCGCCCTCGCCGCGCCGGTCGCGGGGGGGTGGATCGCCGGCACCCGCGGCACGCGCGGGTGGAAGGGCGGGGCGGCCTCCGGCGCGATCGCGGGGCTGCTGAACCTCCTGGTGATCGGGAGCCTGATCTCCGGCGACACGCCGAATGCGATCCACCCGGGAGCGGCGGTGTGGGCACCGCTTTCGATCGCGGCGATGGCGCTCCTCGGGGCGCTCGGGGCGGCGGCCGGCGCGAAGCGCTTCGACCCGGCCCGTCCGGCGCCTCCCTGGACCGCGTGGTTCGCACGCGTCGCGACCGCCGCGACCTTCCTGCTGCTCGTCGCGGGCGGGGTCGTGACCTCGAACCAGGCGGGGCTCGCCGTCGTCGATTGGCCGAACAGCTTCGGCTACAACATGTTCCTGTACCCGGTCACCCGGATGACCGGAGGCATCTACTACGAGCACGCCCACCGCCTGCTCGGCTCCCTCGTCGGGCTCACGACGCTCGTCCTGGCGATCCACCTCCTGCGCACCGAGTCGCGGGCCTGGGTGAAGCGCGTCGCGATCGCGGCGTTCGCGCTCGTCGTGCTCCAGGGGATCCTCGGCGGGCTGCGGGTGACGGGGAAGTTCACCCTGTCCGACGACCCTGCGTTCACGGAGCCGAACATCTACCTCGCGGTGGCGCACGGGATCCTGGGGCAGGTCTTCTTCGCCGTCATGGCGACCCTCGCGGCGATCGTCTCCCCGACCTGGACCTCCCCGCGCGCGGCGGCGCCGCATCGGGCGGCGTCCACCGACCGGGGGCTCGGCGCCACCCTGGTCGCGCTCCTCGTCGTCCAGCTCGCCCTCGGCGCGTTGCAGCGCCACCTGGCGTGGGGGCTCTGGATCCACCTGACGTTGGCCTTCGCGGTCGCAGGGCTCGCCGTCGCCGTCGGCGTGCGCGCGTGGGGGATCCACCCCGACAAACCCGAGCTCGCCCGCGCGGGGAAGATCCTCATGGGGGTCACGGCGCTGCAGTTCGGACTCGGCTTCGGAGCGTTCGTGGTGACGGGCGGGCTGACGGGGAGCGCGATCTCCGGCGCCTGGAACGTCGTGGTGCGCACCGCGCATCACGGGACGGGGGCGATCCTTCTCGCCGCGGCCGTCGTGTGCGTGGCGTGGGGGCGGCGCCTGGTGGCGCTCCCGCTTCAGCGCCCCTTCGACACCGCCTCGGCCAGCGAGGGGCTCTCGAGCGCCCGGTAGACCGCCGCGAGGTGCTCGCGCGCCTTTGCATCGGCGGGCTTCGCCTTGAGGTAACGGTCGAGGAGCGGAATCGCGAGCAGCTCCTGCTTCGCGCCGATCACCTTCTGGGCGAGGCTCGAGGCCGCCGCCGAGCCCGGCCCCTGCGCCGCCACCGTCGCGAACTCCGACGCGAGCGTCAGCATCGCGGGGGGCGCCGACGCGGTGGGGGTGGCGAGCTCCTGGAACAGCTCCTTCGAGGAGGCCGGGTCGTGCCCGTACGCGGCGACCGCGGCGGCGAAGCGGTCGGATTCCTGTTTCCCCGCGGAGAAGGCGGCCTCGTAGGCCGAGCGGGCCTTGGGGTAGTCGCGGAGGATCAGCGCGGCCGTGGCGCGCATCTTGAGGATGCGCAGGTCGCGCGGGGCGACGGAGACCGCCCGGTCGAGCGCCGCGAGGGCCTCGTTCTTCCTGCCCAGGCGCGCGAGGCTCAGCCCGAGGTCGGCCCGGATCGCCCCCTCCTGGGGGAAGGCGTCGGCGACGATCGTGAGGAGCTGCACGCCCCCGGCCGGGTCGCCGCGCCGGGTCCGCTCGGCGCCGAACCGGGAGAGCTCCGACGCGAGCCCGGGCTCTCGCGGGAGCTTCGCGATCGCGTCGCGCAACGCCGCGGCCGCACGGTCGAGGCGCGCCCCGTCGGTGAGCAGGAACAGCTGCATCGACCGGAGGTCCTTGCGCGCCGGGGCGCGCTTGATTCCTTCGGCGAGGTTGAGCAGCGCCTCCTCGTAATACGTCGCCTCGTACCCCGGGGTGATCTTGCCCGCCTCGAGCGTCTCGCGCGTGATCTTCACCTTGCCGGAGGCGAGATCGCTCGGCGTTCCCGACAACTCGACGAGCTTCTCGACGCGACGGCCCCGGGCGGCGAGCGCCTTCGCCGCCGCGAGCCGGACCTCGACGTCGTCGGGGTGCGCGAGGACCGCCGCGCGACCCTTCACGACCGCCTCGTCGAGCTTGCCGGACTCCAGGAGCGCCTCGATCGCGGCGGGATCGGAGGCCGCCCCGGCCGTGAGGAGGAGCAGGACCGCGAAGGTCATTCGTTCTCCCGGGGAGGGGCCTTGGCCACCACGATCTCGAGGGTCAGCGGGGCGCCGTCGCGGCCGACGGCGATCTCGACGGGGTTCCCGACCCCCGACTGGGAGACGAGGCGATAGAGCTCGCCGGGACCGGCCACGGGCTCGCCGTCGATCTCGTAGATCACGTCCCCGAGCTCGAGGCCTCCCGCCTCCGCGGGTCCCCCGGGAACGAGGTCGGAGACCATGATCCCGGCCTCTTCGCGCGCGCCGAAGTGGACGCGCAGGGAAGGGGGAAGGTCGATCGTCCGGACGCCGATCCACCCGCGGACGAGCTTCAGCGGGCCGCCTTCCGCCGGGCGCTCTCCGAGTCGGACGTCGATCTGCCGTTCGGCGCCGCGGCGAACGACGCGAAGCCCGATCCACGAGTTCGGCGGGAGCTTCCGGATCCGCTCGATCAGCTCCGCCGGCGAGTTCACGTTCACGCCGTCGATCCCGACGATCACGTCGCGCCCGCGCAGCCCCGCCTTTTCCGCGGGGGAGTCCTCGACGATCTGCGACACGAACACGCCGGAGGTCTCGGTCGCCGCGTCTTCGACGGGGGCGAGGGAGGCGCCGAGCCACCCCTGAGGGGAGTCGCCCGGGGCCGCCCACGCGGCCGAGCACAGGAGGAGGGTCAGCACGATTCGCAGCATGCCGGGAGTCTACGGCCCCTGCTTGGCCCGGGCCAGCGGCGTGTACAATCGGACGTCGCACGGGAGGGTTCCAGACCATGAGGCTCGGATCGGGAGTGCTCGCGATCGCCCTGCTCGCCCTCGGCGCGGACGCGGCGCAGGCCGGCGTCTTCGGCAAGCGATCCGGGATCCTCGACGAGTTCAACGTGGACGTCTATCGCGGAGCCGAGACGGCGCGCGTCGCCGGCGGGCTCACCTTCGGGGACGTCTTCGACACCGGCTTCTGGTGGTTCTACGGCGGCCGCGCGGCATGGACGCAGTACCTCGACGATGCGCCGAAGGTCACCGGGTGGGCGCTCGGCGGCACGATCGGGGTCGGCTGCCGGCCGGACCGGACCGTCTCACCGGTCGCCGGGTTGAACCTCGAGAAGCCGTTCGGCACCGACGACCGCATCTCCTACCAGACGCAGGTCTACGCGGGGGCGCGGATCCGGCTCGGCTCGGCCCCGGAGCACTTCGCCTTCACGTTCGCGATCTATCGAGCGGCGATCCAGGGGAGCTCCGGTTTCGGCGACAAGTCCGACACCGGTCTCGCGATCCTCTACTCCGCGTCGCGGCTCGCGTCGCGCTGAGGCGCGATCAGCAACGCCGCGCGGACCGTCCGCCCGTCATCGGTGATCGCCTCGGCGTGGGCGCTCCCGGTGCCGGCCGGGACGCGGAGGACGACCTCGAGCCGTTTCGAGGGGGCCTTCGGAACCACGCGGACCGGCTCGGCTCCCACGAAGCCGACCTTCAACTCGCGCATCGGGCGCGAGGCGTCGACCGCGAGTGTCACCTCGGTCCCCGCGGCGGCGCGGTCCGGCGTGGCGTGCAGGTGCAGCCCCTTCGACGCCCCGTGACCGAAGGCGGGGGTGACGGCGAGCGCGACGAGCAGCAAGCCTCGCTTCATCGCACGAGGTAGAACCAGTTCTTCCCGTCGCCGAGCACGGGATCGGAGGCCGCCGTCGCCGGCTGCTCGTCGGCCAGGGTCGACGGGTTCGTCGTGAACGCGGCGTTCTCCGCCCGCGTCACGGTGTAGGGGGCGCGCCCGCCGCTCCACGTGAGCGACACCGACCCGTTCCCGGGGTCCTTGCCGACCGAAAGCGTGATCGGGGACCAGTTCGGCGCCGCACGGACGCGAACCGTCGCCGTCTCGTACGGCTGCAGCGGCACGAGGAACCCGTCGCCGTCCATCGCCAGGGGCGCGCCGGCGTCCTCGTCCTGCTCGACCCGCTCCGGGACGGACCAGGTGAACGCCTCCGAGGCGAAGCGGGCGGTTGAGGCGACGCCGGTCAGCTCGGTCATGCGGAACACGATCCCGGGGCCCGTTTCCGCATTCTTCATCGTGTACACGAGGACCCCCGGCGCGTCGACGCCCGCGAAGCTCGCGGCGGCGTCGGGGAGATTCCCCGGCCGTCGGCGCAGGAACCGCGACAGGACGGGGTTGAGCGCCTCGAACCCGAATCGGCTCGCCGCGGCCGGGTCGAACGACGGCGCCGTGGCGCGGATGTGATGGGTGAACTTCAGGATCGGGTCGGTTCCGGGCTCGATCGTGTAGGGACCGATCGAACCGCCCTCGAACTCGTATTCGTCCGCCTTGTCCTTCATCCGCGTGAGGACGAGGGCGGTTCCCGTCGCCCACGTCGGCGGCGGCAGCGTCGAGAAACGCTCGAAGCTGTGCGCGTCCGATGCGTCGACGGCGTAGAGGACCCCCTTCTGCGCGTCGTGGAAGGCGAGGGTGTGCTCGACGTTGTGCCAGTCGAACACCGAGGTGCGCGGGAAGCCGTCGGCGACGGGGTTCAGGAACCGGGTCGTCGTCTCGCTGCGGATCTGGAAGTTCTTGACGTCGAAGGGAAGCGAGACCGTGTACGCGCGCACGCCGGTCGCGTTGGGGACGTAAGGCATCTGCGCCTGATCCAGGGTGTTCTCGATCTCGACGCGGTCCTCGCCGCGCCGGAGGCGGTAGACCGACCGCACGTGCGGCGTGCCGGTACGCGTCACCTGGATCGAGGCGACGAGCGGGCCCGACTCGAGGACCACGGCCGACGCCGAACCCGGGACGACCGCGACGGGCGCCTGCGCCGCGTCCATCTGCTGCTTCGTCGCCGCCGCGAGCTCGTTGAAGTCGAAGGTCGACGCGCCGTCGACGAGCTCTCTCGCGCGAACCTTGTCGTAGAGGCTCGTCAGGGACCCGTCCGTCCCGTCGACCACGACCCGGTAGAAGTCGTTCTCGAGGGTCGTCGCCGTCACCGAGAGGACCCCCGTCGGGCTCGCCGTCGGGGAGCCCGGCACCAGGTCGTGGACGCGGTATCCGAACGCCGGCACGCCCGTCGCGGCGAAGGTGATGCTCTGCGCGGCGGCGTCCCGCTGGAAGGGGATCTCGGTCCCCGTGCCCCGCTCGACGACGCGGAAGGTCGTCGCGTAGACCTCCGGCGGCAGCACCTGGCGCACGAACCCGTCGCGCGGCCGCCCGAGGGGATTCACCGCGACGACGGCGTCTCCCGCGACCGGCAGGTCGGCGAGCGCCCGGTCGAGCCCCTGCTCGACCAGCGCGTCGGCGGTCCCCTTGGCGTCCTGCGCGTACTGGAGGTGCTGGACGTTGTTCGCGTCCATCTCCTGAGGGGTGAAGTACCCCGGCCAGCCCCCCGCACCCGAGTGCTCGTCGACCTGCAGCATCATCCGGTAGGCGAAGTCGATCGACGCCGCGGGAACCGCCCCGCCGTCGATCGTCGAACCCGCCGCGATCAGCGCCTCGGCCGCGCGCGCGTCCCGGTGCGACTCGCGCACCATCGCCTCCGTGTGCGGCGCGTTCGCGTGCGAGCCCGACCACGCCGCGCCGAAATCCCCCGAGAACGACGGGAACGCCGCGGCGCCGTGCGTGGCGAGCATGTGGTCGAGGAACTCCTCGGCGGTCGCGAGCCGGAACTTCGGGTTGTCGTAGGTCGCGTTCCACTGGTCGACGAGGTTTCGCGCGTGGAATCCCTGGTAGTGGTTGTCGAAGGCGCGCATGAGGAGCAGGTCGGCCCAGGGGTATCCGGCCTCCTCCTGCTCGGGGAGCTTCTTCCCCATCTTCTTGTACATGACGCCGAGGTTGTCGAAGAACGAGAACCCGTAGTCGAAGGCCTCGGCGTACGAGTCGAACGTGATCCACGAGAGAACCGAGCTCCCGTCGGGTCCCGTCCACCAGAACGGCCGGTCGCCGTGATCGGGCTGGGTGATCCTCCCGCCGAAGGGGGTGTTCATCCCGCCGACGAAGAAGTCGATCCCGGAGCGCTTCAGGATCTCGGGAACCGCGAAGCTCGTTCCCGGAACGTCGTCGGTGATCCAGGTCCGAAGCGGGATCCCGTGCGTGCGCGCGAATCGCGAGGCCCAGTAGACGTTGCGCGTGAGCTCCTCGTGCCCCGCGGTCGTCGTGTGCAGGCTGGCGTATCCGGCGGTGAGGACGATCCTCCCGGCCCGCAGCGCGTCGACCATGCGTTGCCGTTCGACGTCGGTCGAGACCTCCCACCAGCGGTCGAGGTCCCATCCCGCCTCGATCGTCCAGCGGTAGTCCGCGTCGGCGTCGAGGTTGTCGAGCACCTGGTCGAGGTGCGTCTTCTGGAACGCCGCCACGACGTCCGGCGGATCGGTGAAGCCGATGTCGAGGTGGCTGAGCTCCATGAGCCAGATCGTCCGGATCGACGAGGCGCACCCTTCCGAGCCGTCCCCCCACACGTCGAGGTCGTCCACCCACGTCTCGATCCCGCGCGGGCCGTCGGCGGTGAGCTCGTAACGGTGGACGCGATCGAGGGTGTCGTTCGCGTCGAGGAAGTCGAGATTCCACGTCGCGGGCTCGGCGGTGGCGCTCGTCCCCCAGACACGCACGCGCACGCGCGGGTGTCCGGTGCCGTCGGGCTCGATCGCGAAGCGGACCCACCGCTTCTGGTTCACCGGGATCGTTCCCGAGCCGGTCGCGGCGACCTGGGCGAAGACCCCCGCGGTCGTCCTCCACAACGAGACCACGCCGTTGCCGTCGATGCGCATGCGGTAGCGGCGCGCGACCGGCGCGCGCTGCTCGAGATCGAGGTCGAACAGGTACCCCGCGCCCAGCTCGGCGCGGTGCTCGAAGGCGATCGAGAAGGCGGTGGCCGGCGTGGGCTGGACGTAGTGCCGGGCCCAGTGCCGCGTCTGGTTGTTCCCGCCGGGGCCGATCCCGTCCGCGTAGAAGGCCTTGTCGACCCCGTCCACCACCTGCGTCCAGGGGGCCGGGTTCCCGAGATACCCGTTCTGCTGCTCCCAGTCGGCGTCGAGGGTCCCGTTGAAGTTCTCGGTGAAGAGCGTTCCGCTCCCCGGGGTGTAGGCGAGGGCGGGAGCCCCGCATGCCGCGAGAGCCGTGACCAGGACGAACGCGCGCATTGCGGGACGATACGTCGATCGACGCCTAGAGCCAACCCTTCCGCTTGAAGAACAGGTAGGGGAGGACCGCCGACATCACCATCAGCCCTAGGGCGAAGGGGTAGCCGTGGACCCACTCGAGCTCCGGCATGACCTTGAAGTTCATGCCGTAGATGCTCGCGACGAGCGTCGGGGGCAGGAAGACGACCGCGGCGACCGAGAAGATCTTGATGATCGCGTTCTGCTCGATGTTGATCATGCCGAGCGTCGCGTCGAGCAGGAAGACGACCTTGTTCGCCTCGAACGAGGCGTGTTCGGAGAGCCAC
The sequence above is a segment of the Candidatus Polarisedimenticolaceae bacterium genome. Coding sequences within it:
- a CDS encoding cytochrome C oxidase subunit IV family protein; this encodes MAHGHGEGHPIVGHVVPFRLLVSVLGALLVLTVATVGATRFDLGSYNVWIALAIAVVKAALVVLYFMHMRWERPFNAVIFITALFLVALFIGIALADTHAYKPDQIPGYAPKMGTVVQ
- a CDS encoding cytochrome c oxidase subunit 3 is translated as MTPGLRSVVGGPDTGDPRKDREGPSPPGSGVLGMWVFLASLAILFIASIAGYLVVRFRAAEWPPPGMPRLPGGLILATLVLIGCSVAVHLALGAIRKGSPTAMTRWLFVTFGLGVLFLAMQAWNWWGLITAQFGPDTKNLYAFTFYMLTGLHAAHVVGGLVQLGWVIVKAMLGKYGSGWHPGVLYSAMYWHFLDAVWIVMFLVMFVFA
- a CDS encoding DUF3179 domain-containing (seleno)protein, whose translation is MEAAPKKERLFTFASAGWVLLLAFAFTAVGTVWNLAPLFDPNRVKPRGDGRSPASYGFDLSKTLVPKDTIVSSGMVVDALKALDDPATMDPKKVPLMAEVERGKYLVASDRVIGVEINGQSRAYPLRVLNWHEVVNDVVGGVPIVVTYNPLSEGVAVYDRRVNGETLKFGVSGLLHNSNLLMYDRRDAPGKESLWSQLQARAIAGPAAGATLTRIPCALSRFDKWTERHPESDVLAPILAEVNEYKKDAYGTYFNSDIIRYPVDPMPPADSLAPKQRVLVVGDAGARRVVPLVTPKDQIRSDSAVGPDDGAVFDGVYAFWFAWYAAHPEDPGTIEP
- a CDS encoding COX15/CtaA family protein, encoding MKKGSADLLAAGFGITVAMWAVAYVGRLPVVEAPSFLIGLAALAAPVAGGWIAGTRGTRGWKGGAASGAIAGLLNLLVIGSLISGDTPNAIHPGAAVWAPLSIAAMALLGALGAAAGAKRFDPARPAPPWTAWFARVATAATFLLLVAGGVVTSNQAGLAVVDWPNSFGYNMFLYPVTRMTGGIYYEHAHRLLGSLVGLTTLVLAIHLLRTESRAWVKRVAIAAFALVVLQGILGGLRVTGKFTLSDDPAFTEPNIYLAVAHGILGQVFFAVMATLAAIVSPTWTSPRAAAPHRAASTDRGLGATLVALLVVQLALGALQRHLAWGLWIHLTLAFAVAGLAVAVGVRAWGIHPDKPELARAGKILMGVTALQFGLGFGAFVVTGGLTGSAISGAWNVVVRTAHHGTGAILLAAAVVCVAWGRRLVALPLQRPFDTASASEGLSSAR
- a CDS encoding PDZ domain-containing protein, whose translation is MLRIVLTLLLCSAAWAAPGDSPQGWLGASLAPVEDAATETSGVFVSQIVEDSPAEKAGLRGRDVIVGIDGVNVNSPAELIERIRKLPPNSWIGLRVVRRGAERQIDVRLGERPAEGGPLKLVRGWIGVRTIDLPPSLRVHFGAREEAGIMVSDLVPGGPAEAGGLELGDVIYEIDGEPVAGPGELYRLVSQSGVGNPVEIAVGRDGAPLTLEIVVAKAPPRENE
- a CDS encoding glycoside hydrolase family 38 C-terminal domain-containing protein, which produces MRAFVLVTALAACGAPALAYTPGSGTLFTENFNGTLDADWEQQNGYLGNPAPWTQVVDGVDKAFYADGIGPGGNNQTRHWARHYVQPTPATAFSIAFEHRAELGAGYLFDLDLEQRAPVARRYRMRIDGNGVVSLWRTTAGVFAQVAATGSGTIPVNQKRWVRFAIEPDGTGHPRVRVRVWGTSATAEPATWNLDFLDANDTLDRVHRYELTADGPRGIETWVDDLDVWGDGSEGCASSIRTIWLMELSHLDIGFTDPPDVVAAFQKTHLDQVLDNLDADADYRWTIEAGWDLDRWWEVSTDVERQRMVDALRAGRIVLTAGYASLHTTTAGHEELTRNVYWASRFARTHGIPLRTWITDDVPGTSFAVPEILKRSGIDFFVGGMNTPFGGRITQPDHGDRPFWWTGPDGSSVLSWITFDSYAEAFDYGFSFFDNLGVMYKKMGKKLPEQEEAGYPWADLLLMRAFDNHYQGFHARNLVDQWNATYDNPKFRLATAEEFLDHMLATHGAAAFPSFSGDFGAAWSGSHANAPHTEAMVRESHRDARAAEALIAAGSTIDGGAVPAASIDFAYRMMLQVDEHSGAGGWPGYFTPQEMDANNVQHLQYAQDAKGTADALVEQGLDRALADLPVAGDAVVAVNPLGRPRDGFVRQVLPPEVYATTFRVVERGTGTEIPFQRDAAAQSITFAATGVPAFGYRVHDLVPGSPTASPTGVLSVTATTLENDFYRVVVDGTDGSLTSLYDKVRARELVDGASTFDFNELAAATKQQMDAAQAPVAVVPGSASAVVLESGPLVASIQVTRTGTPHVRSVYRLRRGEDRVEIENTLDQAQMPYVPNATGVRAYTVSLPFDVKNFQIRSETTTRFLNPVADGFPRTSVFDWHNVEHTLAFHDAQKGVLYAVDASDAHSFERFSTLPPPTWATGTALVLTRMKDKADEYEFEGGSIGPYTIEPGTDPILKFTHHIRATAPSFDPAAASRFGFEALNPVLSRFLRRRPGNLPDAAASFAGVDAPGVLVYTMKNAETGPGIVFRMTELTGVASTARFASEAFTWSVPERVEQDEDAGAPLAMDGDGFLVPLQPYETATVRVRAAPNWSPITLSVGKDPGNGSVSLTWSGGRAPYTVTRAENAAFTTNPSTLADEQPATAASDPVLGDGKNWFYLVR